The nucleotide sequence TACTGTGAAAGGGTAGTTTTTGTCTTTACTAGGCGCCGCGACGGTCCAGGTGAGTACCCGCACCTCATGACCGGCCGCCGAAAAAGCTCTGGCATAAATTTCAGAGTTAACCTCAATCCCCCCAACATCTGGATGAAACTTGTGAGACAGGAGTAAGATTTTCAGAGACATACAACCAACTTGAAGGGAACCAGTGAACAGCTTGCTAACCCTTAACTACCTCACTTTAACAATTGCACACAGTTTAATTCGATGGCAATAAAGTGGTAAGTATAGCCAATGTCCGAATAATCATAAAGATTATTTGCTCCCTACAATAAACTGTTGGGCTTATGCAGGCGGAGTGTAATTTATGCGTAACAAACAGTACTTCTTGCTCTCAGATTACAAATTCTTCCATACTACAGGTGGAGAGAGTATCTTGCGGCCACCCTGAAGCCGCCTCTTTCTGCTTCAACTACCTCTACGTTTATTGATGATAAAAAGGGCAGAAGTAATTCGGTTTGGGGTGCTTTGCCAGGGGCCCCAACTAAGTGTATGGGAAAGCCAAGTACTGGAAGCTGTCCTGCTCCTTGGCCATACGTCGCTGGAAGTTTTGCTTCACACCGAGTTGCCAGCAGCAGAGGCAGCATCTACCACGAGGGCCAGCACTAGCCTTGCGTGGCGCTTCTACCGCAAGTGGCTTTATCGGCCCGTGGCCCTCCGGCGTGCTCCCGCCACTGCTGCCCGCAACACCCCACGTCTTGCTTGCACTACCCAGTCGTTGCGCGGTGAACTGGGCTTGGACGAGTCTACGAGGGCAGCAGTAAGCAAGTGCCAGCTCGACTTCATCGTAAGCTTTGTTGCGCAGCCAACCGGGCGTTTGTTTGCCGGGTTAGCTCAACTGGGGGTGTGGGGTTTTCAGTTTGGTTCGTGGCAGAACACGGCGGAAGTGCCCATTAGCTTTTGGGAGGTATATACGAGCCAGCTGACTAGCTATGCGGCATTGTATCGGATGACTGGTTCCGAAGAATGTGACGTGCTACAGGAGGGGGTTTTCCGAACGTTGCTGCACAGCCCTACCCATAGCGCGGCAGCTATGTACAAGGAATGCGCAAACTGGCCGGCCGATATCTGCCGGGGGGTAATGCAGGGTGGTGAGCTGAAGCGCACAGGCCGTCAGCTGGCGCCTCCCATTGTGGATTTCCAACCCCCAGCAAACGCGGCCTTGCTGGCTTTTCTGGGGCGTTTGAGTGGCAGAAAGCTTCGGCAGCTCTACGAGACGTACTTGCAGGCCGACCAATGGAACATGGGCGTGGTGAACCGGCCCATTCAGGATTTTCTGCGGCCCGATTCGCTCCGGGATGCCCACGTAGATGCACCTCCTCTTCCAGACCGCAACGTGTTCTACGCCGACAGCTTTGCCCGGCAGGAAGAAAACAAAACCGTAGTGTATTTCGAGTTCTACGACTACCGGGTCCGCAGAGGCAACATTTCCCGGCTTAGCTATCCGTGGCAGGCCGGCGAAGTACCCGCGCCCGTGCTGAGCTTTCCCCATCATCTTTCTTACCCCTTCCTGCACGGGCCTTATTGCATGCCGGAGGCCTGGGTCACCAACAGCATCCGCCTCTACGATCTGCGGGCGCCGGTAACAGACCACACGGCTGGCCAACTGCTGCTAGAAGCTCCCGCCGTGGATTCCACGCTGCTCGAATACCAAGGCCGTCACTGGCTGTTCTATGCCCGTATGGACCGGGACCCTATGCTGAACCTCTTCATTGCCTACGCCGATACGCTAGAAGGCCCCTGGCATGAGCATCCGCAAAATCCCGTCAAAACCACTATTCGGAGCGCGCGGCCGGGTGGCCCGTTTTTCGAGCACGCCGGCAAGCTCTACCGCCCCGCCCAAGACTGCGCGCAGGATTACGGCTACGGCATCACCATCAACCAGGTGCTGACCCTCACGCCAACAGAATACGCCGAGCAGGAGGTGGCCGCTCTGACCTCGCCGCACCCCGGCTATCCGGATGGGCTGCATACCATTGCGGCTGTTGACGAGGCATCAACTCTCATTGATTTCAAGCGCCGCCGTTTTATTCCGTTTGCTACCCTGCTAGCGCTCTGGATAACCGTATCTGGGGTTATCCCATTCAAACGCAAGCGGCGTTAAGGACACCTCGCGCACAAGCTAAGGTGGCGAAACCAAGTGGGTAGGGTCTAGTTTGCCTTTCTGCCCGTAATGACGTAGTGCTTGCAGAAAAGCTGTTTGAACGGATACATCTGCTTCTTTAGCGGTTCGGGCAGCCTCGTTTTCAGCCGTCGTAAGTACAAAAGCTGCAAGGGATAAATCAGTAAAGCAGCCGGCAAATAAACCAAGTCTTTCAGGTAGGAAGACGTGTACTCTATTCGCTCAATAACAATGTTGTTGGTGCGCAGCAGGCGGCATAGCTCTTGCACCGGAACGTTCTCCGTTAGCTCCTCCGTATCGTCGTAAATCGGTCTGAACAGCCGGTAGCCGCCAAAAACCAGATACGCCAATCGGTCGATGATGGTAGCAGAATTGTCGTTGGTGATAATGAACACGCCACCTGGTTTCAGCCGTGCCGTGCAATTGCGGATGAACGACAACGTATTACTGAACATCATCACCCCGCTAATGGAGGTAATCAGATCAAACTTCTGATGCTCAGGCAACGTGAAGTCCCTGGTCAGATCCATCTTCACAAACGAGATAGTAGGATGGATAACCGCCGGGGACATTAGGTCTGCGCCCGTCAGCGTGGCCGCCGGAAACAACTCGCGCACATAATTCAGAAAATCCAGCCTGCCACAAGGAAGATCGAGCACTTCAATGGCGGCATCTTTGGGAAAGGCGTTGACTGCCTCCGTCAGCACGGTATAATTGACGTCTTTCTGAGTCTCACCCCGCACAACAACAAAGTCGGCTGGAAGCGTGGTTCTTAAAGTCATAGTCTACCGTCAAGATTCGTTGCAATGCACGTAGCCAGAGCCGTGCAGGTTGGATGTTCTACAAACTCCTTACGGGTTTATCACCGCCGTTTCGAAGCCCTTCATTACTTTCTCAATCGAAAGGTAGTTCTCGGCGTAGATGCGGGCATTGTGGGTGAGATGCAAGCTGTTCTCATCAATAGCCTTCCGAATGCCCTCATTCAAGGCCTGCTGGCTCTCTGCTTCCACCAGCAGCCCCATCTTGTGCTTGTCCAGCAAAGAGTACAGGCCAGAACCTGGGTTTGCCGTCACAACAGCCAGCCCCCCTACCGCCAGTATCGTGGTCAGTTTGGAGGGCATCACCAAGTCGCCCGCGTTGCCTTTCTGAATGACCAAGTGAATATCTGCCATATTCAAAAACTTGTTGAATTTCTCGAAGGGCTGCAAGGGCAGAAATACAACGTTCTTCAAGTGCAGGCTCTCGGCCATGCTTTGCAGCTTTTCCTTGTAGGGGCCCGAGCCACAAATTACAAACTTGACAGCCGGCCTACTTTCAAAGCTTTTGGCAGCGTGCAAAATATATTCGAGGCCCTGTTTTTCCCCAATAGCTCCCGAATACAAAACAACGGTGTCGTTGGCGCTGAAACCAAACTCCTCTTTGAGCCCCGTCTTATTATCTATCGGGAAGAATAAAGAATTGTCTGTCCAGTTCGGAAACAGCAAGACTTTTTTCTGGGCCTTGGCTTCTATCTTCTTTATCATATCATCTGATATACTACTAATGTAATCAGCTTGATTGAAGATGAATTTTTCTATTTTAAAGAGAAAATCAATTACTCCCTTAGAGCGAATCATATTCAGGTCCCTAGCCGCTTCTATTTGCAGGTCCTGTATATGATAAGCGAATTTCGCTTTCGATAGGGCTTTACAAGCGGCTCCTAGTAAGCCGAATTGGAAAGAAGGGGCAACGGTAATAACAACATCAAACTTTTTGGTTACGAGCAGCTGCATAAGCTTCAGGGATGCCGTTATAGAAAACGACATATCCAATAGCATGCGCTTTAAACCCGAAGGAACTGCCGGAACATACATTGGGCACCGATGTACGGTGATGCGGCCCCCAGCGCGTGGCGTAACCTCTTCCGTTTTGAAACTATATCTGCTTTTATAATAATCGCCCTGTACTTTCCACTGCGGATAATAAGGGTACGCCGTAATTACTTCACACGCGTAATTGTTTTTAGCAAGCCATTCCATCATCTCCCCGCTGTACTTGCCAATGCCGGTTGGTTCAGGAGAAAAGTTATACCCAATAAGCAATATTCTTTTCTTCATGCTGCTGGAAAAAGGTTCGGGTTTTGCCGTTTCAACTTCGCTTACTTCGTGATTTCACGCTTGCGAATATAGGTTGCTGGGTTGCCTGCATAAATGCCCCACGCCTCTAGGTTCTTGGTTGCCACTGAATGTACCGTCAGGATGGAATGCGAGCCGCAGACGATGCCAGGGCACACCACCGACTGTGCGCCAATCCAAACGCCATCCTCCAGGTTGATTTTGCCTAGTTTGTAGGGAAAGCTGCTGACTTTATAGTCGTGGTTGCCCGTGAGCAGCATAGCGCCCTGCGAGAGCGTGACGTTGCTGCCTATCACCACGTCCTCTAGGTTGTCAATCCAAACCGACTCGCCCACCCAGCAATTATCCCCAATGGTTAGGCGCCACGGGTTCTTGATTCTCACTTTATTCTTGATAACCAATCCGGTGCCTACTCGCGCGCCAAAAAGCCGCAGAAGGGCGCTTTTCATCTTGTAAGGCCACGGAAAATAGCTGTCCAGTATCAGGTAGTTAAAGAAAAACCAAATCAATACTTTGAGCTTCGGGCCTGCCACGTAGCCATCCGTATCGAATTTAGACAAATCTGTTTGCAACATGTATTAGGTGTTATCTGGTTTGGTTTCTAAAGCTACTCCAAAGGATTTTATACAAATAAATTCCGATGACAACACCCGTTACATTCAACAACAAGTCGTCGATGTCAGGAACACCTATTTCTAAAAGAAACTGAATAAACTCGATAGAGAAGCTAATACAAAATCCGATAACTATTATCTGTCTTTTCGTATATACACCAAAGATGTTTACCAGAAAAAAAGCTAAAGGAATAAAGATGATTATATTCCCGAATATGTTGCTGAGGAAATTCACAATGCCAATTTCCTCGATTTGTGAAAAGGTTCGAATGGTATGCCGTATCGGCACTAAATTGACCAGCTTGTTGCTCCATATCAATCCATTTCTTCTGCGAGAGAAAAAAACGATATAAAGGAGCAAGCTAGAGTAAAGAATGAATAAGATATTAGTAATGTGCTTCATTACACTCTTTAATTGAAATGGTGCTTGTGCTCATTTTAAATTCACTTTGCTAGCAATGTTTTATAATAATCTGTGTATTGATTGGTGAGGTAATCTTTATTGAAATCATGTGCAATAATGGCAGGTGCCGTTTCTTTGATTACCTCTTGTTTGTGTTTCTCTTTGTACACACGCTCCAGGTTTGTAGTCACCTCACTGATATCTTCTATATCGGTAACCCAGCCCAAATCTTTGCTTTCCACGTAGCCCGACAGCCCTACGCTCCTGCTTAAGAACACAGGTGTGCCAATCGACAAGGACTCGATTACTACAACCGCGAAGTTTTCATTGTGCGAGGTCAGGGCAAACAAATCTATTTCAGAATAGAATTGCATCTTCTGCACGTTGTTTTTCCACCCGACCCATTTAACTTTATCGGCGTTTCCGCACTCCACTGCTAGGGCTTTCAGCGAGTTAACGTACTCGTCTTCGCCAGTGCCTGCAACCTGTAGCCTGTAATCGAAGCTTACTTTCGATAACGCTTTAATTAATATGTCTAGTCCTTTCTTGGGGTCTATTCTTGATATAAAGCCAATTGTGAAAGGCTGACCTGGCTTTTTCCCGCCCGTGGGCTTTACGCTGTCTAGTTCGACCAGATTCGATATGATAGCCCCTTCCCAAGGGTTCTTCAGGATGGCCTGGCTTTCCTTCCACTCCATGGGGGTGGATACATGAAGGAACGTGTTTTTGAGCAAGGACTTCCCAACCACCGTTTGCAGTATCTGCTTTTTGACCTTGTTGTTGGTGGTGAGGATATAGTCGCAGAACATGCCATGGGGCGAAAGGATGGGCTTCACCCCCCGCAGCCGACATACTGCTGCTGCTGCCACAATAGCTGGGCTCCACCAAGAGTGCAAATGCACGACATCGAAATCCTTTACAGTAAGGAATATTTTGTTCCAAAAGCCCGGCGACAAGTGGGAGTTGCCTTTCGTGTACCTTTTGAAATAAAAGACCTTAACCCCATCAACGAGTACTTCCTCTCCAACTTTAACGTCTAGCTCTTCTTTTCCATTTGCCGTGGTGGTATACACCGTTACATCGTGCCCATTCCGGACCAACGATTCGGCTAATAGGTACACAACAGCCATAAGCCCACCATATATATAGGCGGGCTTATAAACAGGAATTACGAACAGTATTTTCATGTGTGATTTACAAATCTGCGGGTGTCATTTGTGCGCAGGTTGAACAAAGCTATACCACCGAGTTGGAGACAACCCAGAGTGAGAGAAGAAAACGACGTGGCAGGGAAACAAACCGCCTTGCGTGCGAGCAGTGGGACGAGGCATAGAAAGCACGCCGTTCGTCGTTGTGTCGGCACCAAGGACGTGGAACTTACCGGTTGTAAGAACTGGGTTTGCCGAGCTTACTGCTTTATTAATGACTCCCTCTGCACCTGTTAGTGCCCTCCTTCTGCCCACCATGCTACAACTCTTGCGCGAGTAAGCACCTACCCTGAGACGATAGCCTTCCGCGCAACTTGGTGTTGGTTAGAGCGCGTGAGCAAAACTATGAGCGGTTCAAGGCAAGCTTCTTGTTGGCTGGGTTACGTAGTGAAGCTATCTGCAAGCCAGCTATGATGGTGCTGAATCCTAGCACAGTTGGTTGTGCCCACTGCCCTTGCGGGATGGTTAGTAGGCTAAAGCTAAGCAGCACCCAAGGCAGAAAATCACCAGCAACAACTTTGCTGTAAGAAGCAATACTAAGCTTCAAGGCAAAGCCTAGCCGAATCAAGATCATGCTGATACCCAATAGGGGGCCTAGCTCACCAATTATGCGTCCCCATTCATCTTCGGCTATCAGGAAGGCGATATCTCCGCTCAGAAGCATACTACCCACGTTTGTACCCATTCCGAGGCCCAAACCGAAGAAGGGTACTTTAGCGGCTCCCGCAAAAGCACCGAAAAAGCCTCCTAAGTACCGAGTGCCTATGGTGCCCTCTAAACCACCTTCCACTTCACTGGCACCCGTAAACCGGGAAGTAAGAACTTCTGTCGCGGTTTGAAACATGCTTATCTGGCTCAAGGCTGCCAGTGCTATTACCAATACAATTCCGATGGGAATTATTTGGATCAGGTACTTAGGCCTTCTGGCAAGCGCAATCAGAATGAAGATGACCGTAACGCCAACACTAAAAAACAAGGAGCGGCTGATAGAAAGAGGTATTGCCGCAAGCAAACCGAAAGTAGCCGCAATCAGAATTAGGCGGTTAATCTCTTTTGTATTCAGCCAGAAGTACAGAATAAAGCAAGCTGCAAACGAGAAGAAGTGCGTGTTGCCAGTGGTAAAAGAAAACGTGCCCGGCGGCCGGAAGTATTCTCCCGCACCGCTGTAGCCAGCGCCCGCCATATCACCCCCAACTCCTCTGTTCACCCACGCCGACTGCGGGCTATAAAACTGCAGGGCAATTAGGACCGTCATGGGAATGGCTATCCAGACGGTCGCCTTGCCTATCCTCACCACATCCTCGCGGGTGAAAATGCGGCCTATGACAAAAACTAATGGGAAGTGCAGCACCAATATGCGCGCTCCGTAGATAGCAACTGGAAAGCTACCATGCCCCAACGCAACAGCTGTAACCGTACCGATGGCTCCAATCAGGAGCATGCCAATCAAGTAGGGGTTGGCTGCGATAAGGCCGCGCTGCCAAGCAACAACAAGCAACCATAGAACCAGCGGGTCGCGGACAACGAGCAGGGGAGCGGCGAGGCCCGGCAGAAACCATTTTCGCAGTGCCCCCTCGAAAAGCAATAGTAGGAAATAAGCCCAGATTCCGATCCTGAGGGAGCGGTAGGGGTCTTTGGCTCCACTTTTCCCTTGCTCCAACATAGCCCGTATTTCAGGGTGGACGGTGGTAATGCTAGTAGTGGACACTGCGAGAATGCTTAAGTTGAAATAATCGACTATTGTGGCTCCAGGCTCTTCTTTCTTGAGCTCACACTCGTCTCCTCGCCGTAGCCATAGCCGTAGCTTGGGCTATGCTCCTTCTTCGCATCGTTCAGCACAATCATCGGATGGTTCAGGCGCTTGTTCTTGTAGATAGCGTCGATGATTTCGATCTGTTTCTTGTAGGTATAGCCGTAGCGCAACAGATAGATGGTCGAATCAACAAGAGGGCTCAAGCTGAAGGCATCCGATACCTGCCCGATAGGGGCGGTGTCAATGATGATGTAGTCGAAGATGTCTTTCAGCTCGTCGATGAGGTGAGCTAGCTTCGCGGACATCATCAGCTCTGCCGGGTTAGGAGGCAATGGGCCCGAACTTACCACGAACAAGTCCGGTGCCTTTTCCGACGTTCTGATAATCTCGTTTATGTTGAGTGTATCGGAAGTGAGGTAGTTGGTAATCCCCACGTTGTCGGTCAAACCTAATCTGGTAGACAAGGATGGTTTGCGCAAGTCAAGCTCCAACAAAACCACCTTCTTCCCAGTCAAAGCCAAGCTGGCTCCCAGGTTGATGCTGAAGAAGGTTTTGCCTTCACCGCTCATACTGGAGGTGATGAGCATCACCTTGTTCTCCTTGCCAATAGCCGCAAAATGGAGGTTTGCCCGCACCAAGCGGAACATTTCCACTATGGGGCTCCGGCTGTCTTTGTTCACCACCACCGCGTTGCGGGCGCTCCGGGAGTTGTGGCATATCTCCCCAAGAATTGGGGTTTGCGTTGCCTTCTCGACCTCCAAGCGGCTCTGCACCTTGTCGTTCAAAAGGTTCTTCAGGAAAATACCAGCGAACGGAATGCCAAGGCCCAAGATTAGGGCAATCAGGTACACGTTCTGAGAGCTTGGGCTATAAGGGTAGGGAGTGCTTACCGCCCGGTCGATAACCCGCGTGTTAGACACGGTAGCGGCCAATGCTAAGGCTACTTCCTCGCGCTTTTGCAACAAGAACAGGTACAGGTTCTGCTTGATTTCTTGCTGTCTGTTAATCTCGAGCAGCTCGCGCTCCATGAGCGGCACTTTTCTGATCCTAGACTGGAACTTGCCGGAGCTTTGCTTCAGGTTGTTGCTGGTGATAATCAAGCCGCGCTTGATATTCCGCAGGTTCTCTAAAATGTTGGACCGGAGGTTTGCTAGCTGCTCGTTGATACCCAACACAAGCGGGTTGTCAGGTTGCGTTGTGCGCAGCATGCGCTCCGCTTCCAATTGCAGTTCGTTGAACTTGTTGATCAGACCTAGCA is from Hymenobacter tibetensis and encodes:
- a CDS encoding XrtY-associated glycosyltransferase XYAG1, producing MKILFVIPVYKPAYIYGGLMAVVYLLAESLVRNGHDVTVYTTTANGKEELDVKVGEEVLVDGVKVFYFKRYTKGNSHLSPGFWNKIFLTVKDFDVVHLHSWWSPAIVAAAAVCRLRGVKPILSPHGMFCDYILTTNNKVKKQILQTVVGKSLLKNTFLHVSTPMEWKESQAILKNPWEGAIISNLVELDSVKPTGGKKPGQPFTIGFISRIDPKKGLDILIKALSKVSFDYRLQVAGTGEDEYVNSLKALAVECGNADKVKWVGWKNNVQKMQFYSEIDLFALTSHNENFAVVVIESLSIGTPVFLSRSVGLSGYVESKDLGWVTDIEDISEVTTNLERVYKEKHKQEVIKETAPAIIAHDFNKDYLTNQYTDYYKTLLAK
- a CDS encoding WcaF family extracellular polysaccharide biosynthesis acetyltransferase: MLQTDLSKFDTDGYVAGPKLKVLIWFFFNYLILDSYFPWPYKMKSALLRLFGARVGTGLVIKNKVRIKNPWRLTIGDNCWVGESVWIDNLEDVVIGSNVTLSQGAMLLTGNHDYKVSSFPYKLGKINLEDGVWIGAQSVVCPGIVCGSHSILTVHSVATKNLEAWGIYAGNPATYIRKREITK
- a CDS encoding WcaI family glycosyltransferase, with translation MKKRILLIGYNFSPEPTGIGKYSGEMMEWLAKNNYACEVITAYPYYPQWKVQGDYYKSRYSFKTEEVTPRAGGRITVHRCPMYVPAVPSGLKRMLLDMSFSITASLKLMQLLVTKKFDVVITVAPSFQFGLLGAACKALSKAKFAYHIQDLQIEAARDLNMIRSKGVIDFLFKIEKFIFNQADYISSISDDMIKKIEAKAQKKVLLFPNWTDNSLFFPIDNKTGLKEEFGFSANDTVVLYSGAIGEKQGLEYILHAAKSFESRPAVKFVICGSGPYKEKLQSMAESLHLKNVVFLPLQPFEKFNKFLNMADIHLVIQKGNAGDLVMPSKLTTILAVGGLAVVTANPGSGLYSLLDKHKMGLLVEAESQQALNEGIRKAIDENSLHLTHNARIYAENYLSIEKVMKGFETAVINP
- a CDS encoding class I SAM-dependent methyltransferase, with the translated sequence MTLRTTLPADFVVVRGETQKDVNYTVLTEAVNAFPKDAAIEVLDLPCGRLDFLNYVRELFPAATLTGADLMSPAVIHPTISFVKMDLTRDFTLPEHQKFDLITSISGVMMFSNTLSFIRNCTARLKPGGVFIITNDNSATIIDRLAYLVFGGYRLFRPIYDDTEELTENVPVQELCRLLRTNNIVIERIEYTSSYLKDLVYLPAALLIYPLQLLYLRRLKTRLPEPLKKQMYPFKQLFCKHYVITGRKAN
- a CDS encoding glucosamine inositolphosphorylceramide transferase family protein, coding for MIKRAEVIRFGVLCQGPQLSVWESQVLEAVLLLGHTSLEVLLHTELPAAEAASTTRASTSLAWRFYRKWLYRPVALRRAPATAARNTPRLACTTQSLRGELGLDESTRAAVSKCQLDFIVSFVAQPTGRLFAGLAQLGVWGFQFGSWQNTAEVPISFWEVYTSQLTSYAALYRMTGSEECDVLQEGVFRTLLHSPTHSAAAMYKECANWPADICRGVMQGGELKRTGRQLAPPIVDFQPPANAALLAFLGRLSGRKLRQLYETYLQADQWNMGVVNRPIQDFLRPDSLRDAHVDAPPLPDRNVFYADSFARQEENKTVVYFEFYDYRVRRGNISRLSYPWQAGEVPAPVLSFPHHLSYPFLHGPYCMPEAWVTNSIRLYDLRAPVTDHTAGQLLLEAPAVDSTLLEYQGRHWLFYARMDRDPMLNLFIAYADTLEGPWHEHPQNPVKTTIRSARPGGPFFEHAGKLYRPAQDCAQDYGYGITINQVLTLTPTEYAEQEVAALTSPHPGYPDGLHTIAAVDEASTLIDFKRRRFIPFATLLALWITVSGVIPFKRKRR
- a CDS encoding VanZ family protein, with the protein product MKHITNILFILYSSLLLYIVFFSRRRNGLIWSNKLVNLVPIRHTIRTFSQIEEIGIVNFLSNIFGNIIIFIPLAFFLVNIFGVYTKRQIIVIGFCISFSIEFIQFLLEIGVPDIDDLLLNVTGVVIGIYLYKILWSSFRNQTR
- a CDS encoding GumC family protein; the encoded protein is MNNQELFPLASERSEAVDFKSILSKYLRYWYWFALGGIIAIGTAYAYLRYYAVPQYYISSLILIKDEKSDGGSSTAMAINDPDLFKSSKNVDDEVEVLKSKTLMQRVVKELDLSISYIIEGRIRDVEIYGKGLPVKVIVNKLNPKFPNPSFIITLKTSNAFLLTDSDGKSNIYQLGKEITKPYGTFTVVPGNAFYASNTADRKRIIVRFNQLKDAADNFYAAVSIKPSAKNASVINMGISDAIPERGEDIINKVIEVYEKESVEDKNAKAAQTVAFLDERLKYITAELSGVEKNVQQYKSQNEVTDVSTQASNYLEQASDYNRQLSEWAIQIDVLESIEQYMTANATQYKTVPSSLGIQDPTLLGLINKFNELQLEAERMLRTTQPDNPLVLGINEQLANLRSNILENLRNIKRGLIITSNNLKQSSGKFQSRIRKVPLMERELLEINRQQEIKQNLYLFLLQKREEVALALAATVSNTRVIDRAVSTPYPYSPSSQNVYLIALILGLGIPFAGIFLKNLLNDKVQSRLEVEKATQTPILGEICHNSRSARNAVVVNKDSRSPIVEMFRLVRANLHFAAIGKENKVMLITSSMSGEGKTFFSINLGASLALTGKKVVLLELDLRKPSLSTRLGLTDNVGITNYLTSDTLNINEIIRTSEKAPDLFVVSSGPLPPNPAELMMSAKLAHLIDELKDIFDYIIIDTAPIGQVSDAFSLSPLVDSTIYLLRYGYTYKKQIEIIDAIYKNKRLNHPMIVLNDAKKEHSPSYGYGYGEETSVSSRKKSLEPQ